One window of the Archaeoglobus sulfaticallidus PM70-1 genome contains the following:
- a CDS encoding type B DNA-directed DNA polymerase, giving the protein MLILDVFPSRKGINVWLKRRGARKVFIRHEDYFLVHFPDRHKHSALIEDLESRYRVEEATIRTIFGEKEGYRISAPRKVARLIEIQAPEAELFNADIRREVDYLAGRNLTCMAEPFEDRFSLKLPELEVFECRVRFDDPLRPSEVVAIESKPFRAEGRERIILEEFMNHLDSKNPDVVVMDNADIAARLMFEKCRKYGIDFTLSRGKIRFLKANSYYSYGAVKYRKGALIPEGRILIDSTSFAYQEYGLNGILFTSKLTALSANLTSRFTPGTLISSYEVYEALNRGIAVPYRKWNAETPRKVEELREKDKGGLILQPEPGIYENVAQLDFTSMYPTIIVKYNLSPESISGRRGFLSTILKPLLGLRIKTKRMKKSKPEVAGIDTALKWMLVTCFGYTGFRNAKFGSIAVHEAITGIGREILLKSIKVVEAGVDAGVEVIHAMVDSIFVRNPNGKLKEKIERETGMLLDEDRYFWIVFLPKKDGFGNAARYYGLLESGELKLRGVMARKRDTPEYIRRSQLEMFSLLRKARTIEELCTLEEKLNRIYRKYRTEMRHANPEEFLIRRRISRTSYTRSSLEASAVKELKRLGVELFPGMEIEYAVVDFSRKAVSVNPDSIDINYYTRMLEKAYEEVHFSIRCAVERVQKS; this is encoded by the coding sequence ATGCTGATTCTGGATGTTTTTCCGTCGAGAAAAGGAATCAATGTCTGGCTGAAAAGGAGAGGTGCGAGGAAAGTCTTCATCAGACATGAAGATTATTTCTTGGTTCACTTTCCCGACAGGCATAAGCATTCAGCGCTTATTGAAGACCTGGAGAGCAGGTATAGAGTTGAAGAGGCCACAATCAGAACCATATTCGGGGAGAAAGAGGGGTACAGAATTTCCGCTCCGAGAAAGGTTGCAAGGCTGATCGAGATACAGGCTCCGGAGGCTGAGCTCTTCAACGCTGACATCAGAAGGGAAGTAGATTACCTTGCCGGCAGAAACCTGACATGCATGGCAGAGCCTTTCGAGGACAGGTTCAGCCTCAAACTTCCAGAGCTGGAAGTTTTTGAATGCAGGGTGAGGTTCGATGATCCGCTCAGGCCTTCAGAGGTTGTGGCCATTGAAAGCAAACCCTTCAGGGCTGAGGGGAGGGAAAGGATAATCTTGGAGGAGTTCATGAATCACCTCGACTCGAAAAATCCCGATGTCGTTGTGATGGATAATGCAGACATTGCTGCAAGGCTGATGTTTGAGAAATGCAGAAAGTACGGAATAGACTTCACCCTGAGCAGGGGGAAAATAAGATTTCTCAAAGCAAACAGCTACTACAGCTACGGAGCGGTAAAGTACAGAAAAGGAGCACTGATTCCTGAGGGCAGGATCCTCATCGATTCGACTTCCTTCGCTTATCAGGAATACGGACTGAACGGTATCCTCTTCACCTCAAAGCTCACAGCCCTTTCAGCAAATCTGACCTCCCGCTTCACCCCCGGAACATTGATCTCGAGCTATGAAGTCTATGAGGCCCTGAACAGGGGAATTGCTGTTCCCTACAGAAAGTGGAACGCTGAAACTCCAAGAAAAGTTGAGGAGCTGAGGGAGAAGGACAAGGGCGGCCTGATCCTCCAGCCGGAGCCGGGAATTTATGAGAATGTTGCCCAGCTCGACTTCACCTCCATGTATCCGACAATAATCGTGAAGTATAATTTGAGTCCCGAGTCGATAAGTGGAAGAAGAGGTTTTCTGTCAACAATTCTGAAGCCGCTTCTCGGTCTCAGGATAAAGACGAAGAGGATGAAGAAGAGCAAGCCGGAAGTTGCGGGAATTGATACAGCTCTGAAGTGGATGCTGGTAACCTGTTTCGGATATACGGGATTCAGAAATGCCAAATTTGGCAGCATAGCCGTGCACGAGGCAATAACAGGGATTGGCAGGGAGATTCTGCTGAAGAGCATTAAAGTGGTAGAAGCGGGTGTGGATGCTGGTGTAGAGGTTATCCATGCGATGGTGGACAGCATCTTCGTCAGAAACCCCAACGGAAAGCTGAAAGAAAAGATAGAGAGGGAAACAGGAATGCTCCTGGATGAGGACAGGTACTTCTGGATAGTGTTCCTCCCAAAGAAGGACGGATTTGGCAATGCTGCCAGATACTACGGTTTGCTTGAGAGCGGAGAGCTAAAGCTGAGAGGAGTTATGGCGAGAAAGAGAGACACGCCAGAATACATAAGAAGATCCCAGCTCGAGATGTTCAGCCTGCTCAGAAAGGCAAGGACGATTGAGGAACTCTGCACTCTTGAAGAAAAGCTAAACCGAATTTACAGAAAATACCGGACGGAGATGAGACACGCCAATCCTGAAGAGTTCCTCATCAGGAGGAGGATAAGCAGAACCTCCTACACAAGAAGCTCGCTTGAGGCATCAGCCGTTAAGGAGCTGAAAAGGCTTGGGGTTGAGCTCTTTCCGGGCATGGAGATAGAGTATGCTGTGGTGGATTTTTCGAGGAAAGCAGTCTCAGTGAATCCTGACAGCATCGACATAAACTACTATACAAGAATGCTGGAAAAGGCTTATGAGGAGGTTCACTTCTCTATCAGATGTGCAGTGGAGCGCGTTCAGAAATCCTGA